Proteins co-encoded in one Cydia splendana chromosome 11, ilCydSple1.2, whole genome shotgun sequence genomic window:
- the LOC134794801 gene encoding protein tumorous imaginal discs, mitochondrial-like isoform X1 codes for MAPTRSIIGFLNPKTLTAVFSNNINKTTCRFVHKCNKCEKFLGGPAIAVASLVHNKFNCNTGTTRHRYIHTTNCLAARVDYYKVLGVSKNASAKDVKKAYYQLAKKYHPDANKSDPEASKKFQEVSEAYEILSDENKRKQYDTFGTTSEQMGMGGAPGGTDGFTHQWQYKATIDPEELFRKIFGDAGFKTESFSDFAESQFGFGAAQEVIVNLRFTEAARGVNKDVNVNIVDTCPKCQGSRAEPGTKAIKCTYCNGTGMETFSRGPFVMRSTCRHCHGTRMLIKFPCVECEGKGQSVQRKKVTVPVPAGVEDGQTVRMAVGNSEIFVTFKVEASKYFRRDGPDVHSDCTISVCQALLGGTVRIQGLYEDHTLQIMPGTSSHRLIRLSGKGMKLVSKHGYGDHYVHIKIKVPATLTEKQKALIYAYAELEQDTPGQILGVTYDRDENSKSSNKKQETIHEDNRDTEDTQRDRTQPSFLDNLVETYRVNKPWFIIGFVMSLIVCSMVIMNDPQDRYGVDAYMNRRERDEDTGVKGPLGYQNAIKREKEKNPELYDA; via the exons ATGGCTCCCACCCGGAGTATCATCGGGTTTTTAAATCCAAAAACCCTTACCGCGGTGTttagtaataatattaacaaAACTACGTGTCGGTTCGTCcataaatgtaataaatgtgAAAAATTTCTTGGAGGGCCTGCAATTGCTGTTGCATCATTAGTGCACAATAAATTCAATT GTAACACGGGGACTACTAGACATCGATATATTCACACCACCAACTGTCTGGCCGCTCGCGTCGATTACTACAAGGTGCTGGGAGTTTCAAAGAATGCCTCCGCTAAAGATGTGAAGAAGGCATACTATCAACTTGCGAAGAAATATCATCCAGATGCAAATAAATCTGATCCCGAGGCCTCTAAGAAGTTCCAGGAAGTCTCGGAGGCTTATGAG ATTCTCTCTGACGAGAACAAGCGTAAGCAGTATGACACCTTTGGCACAACGTCAGAGCAGATGGGCATGGGAGGTGCTCCGGGTGGGACTGACGGGTTCACCCACCAGTGGCAGTACAAGGCCACCATAGACCCCGAGGAGCTGTTCAGGAAAATATTTGGAGACGCGGGTTTCAAGACTGAATCGTTTAGTGATTTTGCTGAGAGTCAGTTTGGCTTTGGTGCTGCTCAGGAA GTCATAGTAAATCTCCGCTTCACGGAGGCAGCGCGTGGCGTTAACAAGGATGTGAACGTGAACATAGTTGACACGTGCCCAAAGTGCCAGGGCTCCCGCGCCGAGCCCGGCACCAAGGCCATCAAGTGCACCTACTGCAATGGTACAGGGATGGAGACGTTCTCGCGAG GGCCTTTCGTAATGCGGTCCACTTGCCGGCACTGTCATGGGACCCGCATGTTGATCAAATTCCCCTGTGTCGAGTGCGAAGGAAAAGGCCAATCG GTGCAACGCAAGAAAGTAACGGTCCCAGTGCCGGCGGGCGTGGAGGACGGGCAGACGGTGCGCATGGCGGTCGGCAACTCTGAGATATTCGTCACCTTCAAGGTGGAGGCCTCCAAGTACTTCCGCCGCGACGGACCCGACGTGCACTCCGACTGTACG ATTTCCGTATGCCAAGCCTTATTAGGAGGCACAGTCCGGATACAGGGCCTCTATGAAGACCATACACTGCAG ATAATGCCAGGCACTTCGTCGCACAGGCTGATCAGGCTGTCGGGGAAAGGCATGAAGCTAGTTAGCAAGCACGGCTACGGAGACCACTACGTCCACATCAAAATAAAG GTCCCCGCAACTTTGACCGAGAAGCAAAAGGCGCTCATCTACGCGTACGCCGAACTAGAACAAGACACGCCCGGCCAAATCCTAGGTGTCACGTATGACAGAGATG AAAATTCTAAATCTAGCAACAAAAAACAGGAAACGATACACGAAGATAACAGAGACACAGAGGATACTCAACGTGACAGAACTCAACCATCATTTCTAGATAATTTAGTTGAGACTTACAGAGTTAACAAACCTTGGTTCATAATAGGTTTCGTCATGTCTTTGATTGTGTGCAGTATGGTGATAATGAATGACCCGCAAGACAGGTATGGGGTGGATGCTTATATGAATAGGAGAGAGAGGGACGAGGATACAGGTGTGAAAGGGCCGTTAGGTTACCAGAACGCTATAAAAAGAGAGAAGGAAAAGAATCCTGAATTGTATGATGCATGA